From Suncus etruscus isolate mSunEtr1 chromosome 6, mSunEtr1.pri.cur, whole genome shotgun sequence, one genomic window encodes:
- the ANGPTL7 gene encoding angiopoietin-related protein 7 codes for MLKQSHLAMPWLCLFVVAFVTHPAWSQKTPKRKTPAQLKVAACCEDVKALKAQMANLSSLLEELSQKQERDWVNVVMQVMELEGKAKRVDARLAEAETKYSEMNNQVGIMQLQAAQTVTQTSADAMYDCSSLYQKNYRISGVYKLPPDDFLGSPELELFCDMETMGGGWTTIQRRKSGLVSFYRDWKQYKEGFGSVRGDFWLGNENIHRLSRQPTRLRVELEDWEGTMRVAEYSHFALADEMNSYRLFLGNYSGDVGKDALTYHNNTAFSTKDKDNDNCLDKCAELRKGGYWYNCCTDSNLNSVYYPLGEHSKHLDGITWYGWHGSHYSLKRVEMKIRPENFHS; via the exons ATGCTGAAACAATCCCACCTCGCCATGCCTTGGCTCTGCCTGTTCGTGGTGGCTTTTGTCACGCACCCAGCCTGGTCCCAGAAGACCCCTAAGCGTAAGACGCCGGCACAGCTCAAAGTGGCCGCCTGCTGTGAGGACGTGAAGGCGCTCAAGGCCCAAATGGCCAACCTGAGCAGCCTGCTGGAGGAGCTGAGTCAGAAGCAGGAGCGGGACTGGGTGAACGTGGTCATGCAGGTCATGGAGCTGGAGGGCAAGGCCAAGCGCGTGGATGCGCGTCTGGCGGAGGCCGAGACCAAGTATTCTGAAATGAACAACCAGGTGGGCATCATGCAACTGCAGGCAGCACAGACCGTCACTCAGACCTCAGCAG ATGCCATGTACGACTGTTCTTCCCTTTACCAGAAGAACTACCGTATCTCGGGAGTGTACAAGCTTCCTCCTGACGACTTCCTGGGGAGCccggagctagag CTCTTCTGTGACATGGAGACTATGGGAGGTGGCTGGACCACCATCCAGAGACGCAAGAGTGGCCTGGTCTCCTTCTACCGGGACTGGAAGCAGTACAAAGAAGGCTTTGGCAGCGTTCGTGGGGACTTCTGGCTGGGGAACGAAAACATCCACCGACTTTCCAGGCAGCCGACCCGGCTCCGGGTGGAGTTGGAG GACTGGGAGGGCACCATGCGTGTCGCGGAGTACAGCCACTTTGCCCTGGCTGATGAGATGAACAGCTACCGCCTCTTCTTGGGGAACTACAGCGGCGACGTAGGGAAGGACGCCCTCACCTACCACAACAACACGGCCTTCAGCACCAAGGACAAGGACAACGACAACTGCCTGGACAAGTGTGCTGAGCTCCGCAAAG GTGGGTACTGGTACAACTGCTGCACGGATTCCAACCTCAACAGCGTGTACTACCCCCTCGGAGAGCACAGCAAGCACCTGGATGGCATCACTTGGTATGGCTGGCACGGTTCGCATTACTCCCTCAAACGGGTGGAGATGAAAATCCGCCCAGAAAACTTCCACTCCTGA